The sequence below is a genomic window from Streptosporangium lutulentum.
GTCTTAGCTGACGTCCGGCCGGCACGTGGGTGCCTTGGCGAAGAGAAAGGTTTTTCATGAAGGTCGTAGTAATCGGGGGGACCGGCCTGATCGGGTCGAAGCTGGTGGCCAAGCTGGGGGAGCACGGTCACGAGGCGGTCGCGGCGGCGCCGAACACGGGTGTCAACACCCTCACCGGTGAGGGGCTGGCCGAGGTGCTGAGGCGAGCGATGACGTCGCCCAGGCGGTCGGCCGGGTCGCGGTGGGATCACCGCTGAACGGCAGGGTCGAGGTGGGCGGGCCCGAGCAGTTCCGGATGGACGAGTTCTTCCGTGACGTGCTGGCCGGCTGGAACGACCGGCGCTCGGTGGTCGCCGACCCGCACGCGCGCTACTTCGGAACCGAGCTGGGCGAGCGGACGCTGGTGCCGGATGGCGGCGCCGCCCTCGGCCAGATCCGGTATCGCGACTGGCCCGGCCGTACCGCCACCGGAAAGTAGCGCGTTCTCGCCCGAGCTTCACCACCCTCAGGCCACGAAAGGTGGTTCCATGCCCGACAGCGACCCGGCGACTACCGGGTTCACGCAGAGATCGACCGCGGGGCGGACGGCGCTCACCACGCTGTGCGAACCCGGCGCGCCGATGCCCACCCTGGCCGGCGACGACGAACCCGCCCGGCGTCAGGGCCGGCGCGCCC
It includes:
- a CDS encoding NAD-dependent epimerase/dehydratase family protein, producing the protein MKVVVIGGTGLIGSKLVAKLGEHGHEAVAAAPNTGVNTLTGEGLAEVLRRAMTSPRRSAGSRWDHR